A genomic segment from Colletotrichum higginsianum IMI 349063 chromosome 5, whole genome shotgun sequence encodes:
- a CDS encoding Major facilitator superfamily transporter yields MARNNAVRAAATSRTASSGSFHAGAPIPTLGAIESSRRILVRRQSTHRYHTFPTPPPKTPREQSSAELFPHSDDGSNASDDGHGQTPLPVKQLALLAFLSLSEQTALNSIGPYLPQMVESFSDIPDSQTGLYVGILASAFALAQLSTNLLWGYLSDVVGRKPTMVMGTFMLAGCFVAFGFCRTYWQIVVVHVAMGMLNGNAAVVPTVLGEVTDRSNQSRAFTWLPVIYSLGGITGPALGGLLVGTLGKRYPYLAPNLLSAALLLISVLVVGIWFEETLESLEPDHAAWIPNWARNAWSWVQRRVAEPRRDSWATRWPRRGSQIVTSTSDDEDEEEDDDDVTEEQRLLRPGSENGSDVDDDAKSPSDLATWRQLLNRNTILVLLTYLVFQLSNISYNSLYPIFADANPPTGRGLPPSKIGISLSLAGVATIVFQAFLFRPLKVRLGNLGTYRVALLGLAISMALMPWIGYLDDEPLFGVGTGSIWLYIELGIILVIKNICAVGGLSSVMLLITNCAPNHATLGTLNGIAQTLSAAGRSFGPFVSGALFTLSTRVHPKGEALAWGIFGGIALLGWLGSLAIRNRGLESDDWVGEEDGTDGEAEP; encoded by the exons ATGGCCCGTAACAACGCTGTCCGCGCGGCTGCCACTTCCCGCACAGCCTCGTCGGGTTCCTTCCATGCTGGCGCCCCAATTCCCACCCTCGGGGCTATTGAGTCCAGCCGGAGAATCCTGGTACGCCGCCAGTCCACCCATCGATACCACACCTTCCCGACACCCCCTCCCAAGACGCCTCGCGAGCAGTCCTCGGCCGAGCTCTTCCCACATTCCGACGACGGCTCCAACGCCtccgacgacggccatggaCAGACTCCTCTGCCCGTCAAACAGCTTGCCCTGCTCGCTTTCCTCTCCCTGAGCGAGCAGACGGCTCTCAACTCGATTGGGCCCTATCTTCCTCAGATGGTCGAGTCCTTCTCCGACATACCAGACTCCCAGACGGGTCTTTATGTAGGCATTctggcctcggcctttgcCTTGGCACAGCTGTCGACCAATCTGCTCTGGGGCTATCTCTCCGATGTGGTTGGCAGAAAACCCACCATGGTCATGGGCACCTTTATGCTCGCCGGCTGCTTCGTCGCATTCGGCTTCTGCAGGACTTACTGGCAgattgtcgtcgtccacgtGGCCATGGGTATGCTCAACGGCaatgccgccgtcgtgccAACCGTCTTGGGCGAGGTGACGGATCGCTCAAACCAGAGTCGCGCTTTCACCTGGCTTCCCGTCATCTACTCTTTGGGTGGCATCACAGGTCCCGCGCTGGGCGGTTTGCTGGTCGGCACCTTGGGGAAACGGTATCCGTACCTGGCGCCGAACCTTCTCAGCGCCGCTCTGCTACTCATTAGCGTGCTGGTCGTCGGCATCTGGTTCGAAGAGACGCTCGAGTCCCTCGAGCCGGATCACGCTGCTTGGATTCCGAACTGGGCCCGGAACGCCTGGTCTTGGGTCCAGCGACGGGTGGCAGAGCCGAGAAGAGATTCTTGGGCTACCcgttggcctcgtcgcgGATCGCAGATCGTCACGAGCACAtcagacgacgaggatgaggaggaggacgacgacgatgtaACCGAGGAACAGCGCCTGCTCCGGCCGGGATCGGAGAATGGCTCCGATGTAGACGACGATGCCAAATCTCCCAGCGACCTCGCGACGTGGCGCCAACTCTTGAACCGCAACACGATTCTGGTGTTGTTGACTTACCTCGTTTTCCAGCTGTCCAACATCTCGTACAATAGCCTGTACCCTATCTTCGCCGATGCCAATCCGCCGACGGGCCGCGGACTGCCGCCGAGCAAAATTGGTATCAGCTTGAGTCTTGCTGGTGTCGCTACCATCGTTTTCCAGGCTTTCCTCTTCCGACCACTGAAGGTGCGGCTGGGCAATCTAGGCACCTATCGCGTTGCGCTGCTGGGGCTGGCCATCAGCATGGCTTTGATGCCTTGGATTGGTTActtggacgacgagcccTTGTTCGGCGTCGGCACCGGCTCCATATGGCTGTACATCGAGCTGGGAATTATCCTCGTCATTAAGAACATCTGCGCCGTCGGTGGTCTGTCCAGCGTCATGCTTCTG ATCACGAACTGCGCCCCGAACCACGCGACTTTGGGCACCTTGAACGGCATCGCCCAGACTCTTTCGGCGGCAGGCCGCAGCTTCGGCCCCTTTGTTTCGGGCGCTCTCTTCACCCTGTCTACGCGTGTGCACCCGAAgggcgaggccctcgcctGGGGCATTTTTGGAGGCATCGCCCTCCTTGGCTGGCTTGGTTCCCTCGCTATTCGCAACCGCGGTCTCGAGAGCGACGACTGGGTCGGTGAGGAGGACGGCACCGACGGTGAGGCAGAGCCATAA